A genomic stretch from Prochlorococcus marinus str. MIT 9312 includes:
- a CDS encoding SDR family NAD(P)-dependent oxidoreductase translates to MLMNLRGKNILVTGAAGFIGYALAERLLKEGEINIIGIDNLNSYYNPALKKRRIEILNQKDENRLWHFLKVDLKDKNKVNEIFEKYNPHLVVNLAAQAGVRYSLENPDTYLESNLLGFLNILEGCRNFNVEHLIYASSSSVYGGNIIMPYSEDHSVDHPLSLYAATKKSNEMLAHSYSHLFKIPSTGLRFFTVYGPYGRPDMAPMIFADSILNRKPINVFNNGDMSRDFTFISDIVEAIYKCCLKKPISNKSFYDHRPEPSTSFAPHRIFNVGSNNPINLMSFIEKLEDELGISAIKKMRPMQPGDVKSTFADITKLSEWINYHPSTSFNKGIHLFAKWYKDYFKSDYYRKPSKN, encoded by the coding sequence ATGCTTATGAATTTAAGAGGTAAAAATATTCTTGTTACTGGCGCAGCAGGTTTTATCGGTTATGCTCTTGCCGAAAGATTGTTAAAAGAAGGGGAAATAAATATCATCGGTATCGATAATTTGAACTCTTATTACAATCCAGCCTTAAAAAAAAGAAGAATTGAAATTCTTAATCAAAAAGATGAAAATAGGTTATGGCATTTTTTAAAAGTAGATTTAAAGGATAAAAATAAAGTAAATGAAATTTTTGAAAAATATAATCCCCATTTAGTGGTTAATTTGGCCGCCCAAGCGGGAGTAAGGTATTCCTTAGAAAATCCTGATACTTATTTAGAAAGTAACCTTTTAGGTTTCCTAAATATATTAGAAGGTTGTAGAAACTTTAATGTTGAACATTTAATATATGCATCTAGTAGTTCTGTCTATGGTGGAAATATAATAATGCCTTACAGTGAAGATCATAGTGTAGATCATCCTTTGAGCTTATATGCAGCAACAAAAAAATCTAATGAAATGTTGGCACATTCTTATAGTCATCTTTTTAAAATTCCTTCAACAGGTTTAAGATTTTTTACAGTTTATGGACCTTATGGAAGACCAGATATGGCTCCAATGATTTTTGCGGATTCTATTTTAAATAGAAAACCCATAAATGTTTTTAATAATGGAGATATGTCAAGAGACTTTACATTTATATCTGATATCGTGGAGGCTATTTATAAATGTTGTTTGAAAAAACCAATCTCAAATAAAAGCTTTTATGACCATCGACCAGAACCATCAACTTCTTTCGCTCCTCATAGGATTTTCAATGTAGGAAGTAATAATCCAATTAATCTCATGAGCTTTATTGAAAAATTAGAGGATGAATTAGGTATTAGTGCTATAAAAAAAATGAGACCTATGCAACCTGGCGATGTTAAATCAACCTTCGCCGATATAACAAAACTAAGTGAATGGATAAATTACCATCCAAGTACGTCTTTTAATAAAGGTATTCATCTTTTCGCAAAGTGGTATAAAGATTATTTTAAGTCTGATTACTATAGAAAACCCTCTAAAAATTGA